One Olsenella sp. oral taxon 807 DNA segment encodes these proteins:
- a CDS encoding PTS sugar transporter subunit IIB: MAIRKIMCACGSGLGSSLIVHMNTEEIVKKLGHPEIEVDHTTVSDINPTSADLFVVGGDLADFVAGVPDEKKLVLKNIVDKVELEEKLRAHLS; encoded by the coding sequence ATGGCAATTCGTAAGATCATGTGCGCATGCGGATCGGGGTTGGGCTCCAGCCTCATCGTTCACATGAACACCGAGGAGATCGTCAAGAAGCTCGGACACCCCGAGATAGAGGTTGATCACACCACCGTCTCGGACATCAACCCGACATCTGCCGACCTCTTTGTCGTCGGCGGGGATCTTGCCGACTTCGTGGCGGGTGTTCCCGACGAGAAGAAGCTCGTCCTTAAGAACATCGTTGATAAGGTGGAGCTAGAGGAGAAGCTCAGGGCCCACCTCAGCTAG
- a CDS encoding PTS ascorbate transporter subunit IIC translates to MAALGFIINILSTPAILVGLLALLGLCLQGKPVEDVIKGTLKTIVGFLVLSAGSAFLQSDSLLAFGEVFNFAFNMQGVVPNNEAVVADALTTFGTASAIIMALGMALNIVLARFSRMPYIFLTGHHTLYMACMLAVILGGAGRLVGVELYVAGGCLLGLIMVLSPAYCQLTYRKVTGGDAIALGHFGGIGYWLAGQVGRLFSTNKKSTEEISFPKRLIFLRDTTVSIGLTMVLFFLVVTGVAVARGLLSAVPAGITADELAFSYPQFKHLAVLLNVGQETTTNWVVWCVISGLSFAGGVYIILSGVRLIIGEIVPAFKGIADKLVPGAKPALDCPVAFTYAPNAVIIGFLSSFVGGIVGLLILIGCNVAFPVALILPGVVPHFFCGATAGVFGNAEGGWKGCVAGAFVHGLLITFLPAICMPVFTQLGYVGTTFSDADFSWMGIAFGNVVHVAGGLPLALVCVALYLLPIAYNLVAPKKGRKQEETVE, encoded by the coding sequence ATGGCTGCACTTGGCTTTATCATCAACATCCTGTCGACCCCGGCCATACTGGTTGGCCTCCTGGCCCTGCTGGGCCTCTGTCTGCAGGGCAAGCCAGTCGAGGACGTCATAAAGGGCACCCTCAAGACCATCGTGGGCTTTCTGGTCCTCTCTGCGGGATCCGCCTTTCTGCAGTCTGACTCGCTGCTCGCCTTTGGCGAGGTCTTCAACTTTGCCTTTAACATGCAGGGGGTTGTCCCCAACAACGAGGCCGTCGTCGCCGATGCCCTCACTACCTTTGGTACCGCCTCGGCCATCATCATGGCCCTTGGCATGGCGCTCAACATTGTCCTCGCGCGCTTCTCGCGTATGCCTTACATCTTCCTGACCGGTCACCATACGCTCTACATGGCCTGCATGCTCGCCGTCATCCTCGGCGGTGCCGGCAGACTTGTGGGCGTCGAGCTGTACGTTGCCGGGGGCTGCCTGCTTGGCCTGATCATGGTTCTTTCGCCCGCGTATTGCCAGCTCACCTATCGCAAAGTGACCGGGGGAGACGCTATCGCGCTTGGGCACTTTGGTGGCATCGGCTACTGGCTTGCCGGTCAGGTGGGTCGACTGTTCTCTACGAACAAGAAAAGCACGGAGGAGATCAGCTTTCCAAAGCGCCTTATCTTCCTGCGCGACACCACTGTTTCCATCGGCCTCACTATGGTGCTCTTCTTTCTTGTCGTGACCGGCGTCGCCGTTGCTCGCGGCCTTCTGAGCGCCGTCCCCGCCGGTATCACCGCCGATGAGCTTGCCTTTTCCTATCCCCAGTTTAAGCACCTTGCGGTCCTGCTCAACGTGGGGCAGGAGACGACCACCAACTGGGTCGTGTGGTGTGTCATCTCTGGCCTCTCCTTTGCCGGTGGCGTCTACATCATCCTCTCTGGCGTTCGTCTGATCATCGGTGAGATCGTACCCGCCTTCAAGGGCATCGCCGACAAGCTCGTTCCCGGCGCTAAGCCGGCGCTCGACTGTCCTGTCGCCTTCACGTACGCGCCCAACGCCGTGATCATCGGCTTTTTGAGCTCGTTTGTCGGCGGTATCGTAGGCCTGCTCATCCTCATCGGCTGCAACGTCGCCTTCCCCGTCGCCCTTATCCTGCCGGGCGTCGTTCCCCACTTCTTCTGCGGTGCCACCGCTGGCGTCTTTGGAAACGCCGAGGGCGGATGGAAGGGTTGTGTTGCCGGTGCCTTCGTCCACGGACTGCTCATCACCTTTTTGCCTGCCATCTGCATGCCCGTCTTCACGCAGTTGGGGTATGTCGGGACGACCTTCTCGGATGCCGACTTCTCTTGGATGGGCATAGCCTTTGGCAATGTGGTTCACGTTGCGGGTGGCCTGCCGCTCGCTCTTGTGTGCGTGGCCCTCTACCTCCTTCCCATCGCGTATAACCTCGTGGCTCCCAAGAAGGGGAGGAAGCAGGAGGAGACGGTCGAGTAG
- a CDS encoding PTS sugar transporter subunit IIA: protein MGAMKDMLKRENVQIVDSCEGWEDSIHVAVQPLVDGGYVKSEYIDGIIENVHTFGPYFVLAPDLALLHGRPEQGVIKQQLAVTICRAGVEYKPGEPVRVLVTLAAKDPDSHIDVMRILAMMFADPANIERAATAADADEVYQLFVDCDT from the coding sequence ATGGGCGCGATGAAAGACATGCTCAAGCGCGAGAACGTGCAGATCGTCGACTCCTGTGAGGGCTGGGAGGACTCGATCCATGTCGCAGTGCAGCCGCTGGTGGATGGAGGCTACGTCAAGAGTGAGTACATAGACGGCATTATCGAGAATGTCCATACGTTTGGCCCGTACTTTGTCCTTGCGCCCGACCTGGCACTGCTGCACGGCCGCCCCGAGCAGGGCGTCATCAAGCAGCAGCTTGCCGTCACGATCTGTCGCGCGGGCGTCGAGTACAAGCCAGGAGAGCCCGTGCGCGTGCTCGTCACGCTCGCTGCGAAAGATCCCGACTCTCACATAGACGTGATGCGTATCCTCGCCATGATGTTTGCGGATCCCGCAAACATCGAGAGGGCCGCGACGGCGGCTGACGCAGACGAGGTGTACCAGCTGTTCGTTGACTGTGACACCTAA